Within the Staphylococcus warneri genome, the region ACGTCCTTCTCTTTTTTTAAATCCTCCAGGAATCTTACCTGCAGCGTACATTTTTTCTTCATAATTAACTGTTAATGGGAAAAAGTCACCATCACGTGGTTCCTTAGAAGCTGTAGCAGTTGATAAGACAACTGTATCACCATAACGTACTAAAACAGCACCGTTAGCTTGTTTGGCTAATTGTCCTGTCTCAATTGTTAATGATCTGCCAGCCCACTCAGTTTTAAAAACTTTCTTCTCTTGAGACATTATGAATCTCCTCTCTAAATTCTATTATCTATATCATATCATTTATTACATTTAATTTATATTAGTTCTTATTTGTTAGACAATAAAAAAAGGAAAGTACCAATCGAATGGTGCTTTCCTAATTTATTATTAAGATTAACGACGGATACCTAAAGATTTGATTAATTCACGGTAACGTTGAATATCTTTACCACGTAAGTAGTTTAATAAATGTCTACGACGACCAACCATTTTTAATAATCCACGACGTGAATGGTGATCTTTTTTGTGCTCACGTAAATGTTCGTTTAATGCAGAGATTTCTGCAGTTAAAACAGCGATTTGTACTTCTGGAGAACCAGTATCTGTTTCGTGAGTACGGTATTCTTTAATTAATTCATTTTTACGTTCTTGTGAAATTGCCATTGTCAATTTCCTCCTTTAATTTGTATACTCCTTTATCCGAGTTAGGCGTCGGAGTCTCGACCTACTAAGAAAAAGGTTGTCTCTTAAACAAGTCTGTCTTGTTTTAATCAACTTTATATATTATATGATACATCGTCTCCAAAATCAACAGATAATAAATATTTAGCACGAGCTTTGTCATCATTCATCTGCTCTACTAATGGATCGATACCATCAAATTTTATTTCAGGGCGTAAGAAATGATGCCAGTATACCACTACTCGTTCTCCATAAATATTTTCATCGAAATCAAAAATATTAACTTCTATGACAACTTCTGCCTTTGCTGGATCATGGAAAGTGGGTTTAACACCAACGTTTGCAACGCCTCGATATAATTTTTGTTCGGTGCCAATTTCCATACTTACTGCATAAACGCCTTTTTTGGGTAACAAATAATCATCACTAGGATGAACATTAGCAGTTGGGAATCCAATTGTTCGTCCACGTTTTTCACCTTGAACAACAGTACCTTTTATTTTATATAAGTAACCTAATTCCTCATTCGCTTTTTGCAATTCACCGCTTTGTAATGCATCTCTAATCGCTGTAGTAGAAATTTTTTCATCGTCTAATTCTTGTTTGCCCACTATTGTCGTATTAAATGAATCAACCTCATTTAACACCGTCATATTACCTTTACCAAATTTACCAAACGTAAAGTCAAATCCAGCAATAACTTCTTTGACATTATTTTTAATAATATATTCTTCAATAAATTCTTCAGATGTTACATTTGCAAACCTAGATGAGAAATTAATAACGATACAGTAGTCCACATCATGTGAAGCTATCATATCAATTTTGTCTGAAAGTGGTGTTAAGTAAGTCGTTCTTTTGCGTTCAGGATTTAACACAACAGATGGATGTGGATCAAACGTCATAACAGCCTTCTTCAGTCCACGAGATTGTGCCTGTTGATCTAATGTTTGAAAAACTTTATCATGCCCTTTATGCATACCATCAAAGAAACCAAACGCCATCGCAACGTTTTCATTTATTCGTTGGTCATCTTGAATTGGATGGGTAATTTCTATCACTTTCATAATAAATCTCCTTTAATTAAATACTTTTTTAGGTTTTAATTCATCTGGTTTATCTGGATGTACAATGTATATTGCCATTGCTTTTTGAGTAGAATCATCAACAAATACAAATTGGTCATTCGTTATATTTTGAAATTGTTTTTTATAAAACTTTTGACCATTCAAAATGCGTTGTTTGATTTGTTCATTATCTATATTGATTTGCGGTAAACCTTTCAAACCATATTCTATAGGAAACAATTTATCTTGTAATGCATCATGCTCATGTAATGAACGTATATCTTCAAGAGTCAGACTTTGTTCGAGGTCAAATCCCCCTGATTGGACACGTGTTAACAACGACATATGTGCTGGCAAACCTAATTTTGAACCTATATCCGTCGCTAATGTTCTAATATATGTTCCCTTACCACAATTTACTGAAATATCAAAATGACATTCGCCGTCTTTGAATCGTAAAGGGGATGTACGTGCAATATGTTTAATCGTTACATTTCTCACTGGTCGTTCCACAGTTTCATTATTGCGTGCATACTCATATAACCTTTTCCCTTTAACTTTAACCGAAGAGTACATTGGTGGAATTTGTTCTATCGTACCTTCAAACTGTCTGATAATATCGTCAACTTGAATGTCAGTTAGTTCATTTTCTTCTATTTTTTGATATTCAACTGTTTCGCCTGTCTGATCTTCTGTAGTTGTACTTCTACCAATTGTTACAGTTGCTTCATAGGATTTACCCATTTCCATAACATAATCGCTCACACGTGTTGCTGAGCCAATACATATAGGTAAGACGCCTGATACTTCAGGATCCAACGTACCCGTATGACCAACTTTTTTAGTTTTAAGTATCTTTCTTAGTTTAAAGACCACATCATGACTGGTTAATCCTCGGTCTTTATATACTGGTAATATACCGTTATACATGGTTTCACACCTTTTATTTTTCAAAATTGATATACTTATTTATTATAACATTTAACTATGAAATGGATGATATTGTTCATACTTTAATATTAAATGATTTTGATATGTATATAGCCTGAGAAACATTTTCCCAGGCTAAAATAAAATGATTATTATTTATCTTGTTTGTGTAAATCTTGGATCATACGTTCGATTTTATTACCATATTCTATTGATTCATCATATTCGAATGATAATTCTGGAATAATACGTAATCTCATACGTGAGCCAAGTTCAGATTTTATAAATCCTTTAGCTTTTTCCAATGCTTTAAAAGTATTATCTACTTCTTTTTGATTGCCTAGAACTGTTAAATAAACTTTACCTTGAGATAAGTCATTTGTTAATTCAACATCTGTAATTGTAATAAAACCAACTCTAGGATCTTTCACTTTATTATTAACGATATCCATGATTTCTTTTTTCATTTGTTCGCCAACACGTTCTGCTCTCATATTACTCATTTATTGTCACCTCTCTTATTCTTTAATTTTCAGTTTAAATAAGAGGTGAGACAAAAGACAATTATTTATTAGAACATTGTTTACCGCTCTAATATATATCGCCTGTCTCAACCTCCAAACTTCATCATAATATTAACGATTATCTTTTGATTTCAACCATTTCGAATGCTTCAATAATGTCGCCTTCTTTTAGGTCATTATATTTTTCAATCGTAATACCACATTCATAACCTTGTGCTACTTCTTTAGCATCGTCTTTGAAACGTTTTAAGGTATCTAATTCACCTTCAAATTGAACGATGCCATCACGAATGACACGTACGCCTGCATTACGAGTAATTTTACCTTCTGTAACATAACTACCTGCAATTGTACCAACTTTAGATACTTTGAATGTTTGACGTACTTCTGCTTGACCAATGACTTGTTCTTCATATTCAGGGTCAAGTAGACCTTTCATAGCTGATTCAATCTCTTCAATAACGTTATAAATAACACGGTGTAAACGCATATCTACGTTTTCTGCTTCAGCTGCACGCTTAGCACCTGCATCCGGACGTACATTAAATCCGATGATAATACCGTTTGATGCGTTGGCTAAAGTAACATCAGATTCGTTAATTGCACCTACTGCAGTGTGAATAATACGTACATTTACACCTTCAACATCTATTTTCATCAATGATGCTGCTAAAGCTTCTACAGAACCTTGAACGTCACCTTTAATAATAACGTTTAAGTCTTTCATTTCACCTTGTTTCATTTGTTCAAACAAGTTATCTAATGTAACGTTTTTACTTTCTTGACGTTGTTGAATGACACTTTCTTCATGACGTGCTTCACCTATACGACGTGCTTGTTTTTCATCTTTAAATACTACAAAGCGATCGCCTGCTTGTGGTACATCATTAATACCTGTAATTTCAACTGGTGTTGATGGACCAGCAGTTTTGATACGTTGTCCTAAGTCATTAACCATGGCACGAATACGACCATACGTATTACCTACAACAATTGAATCTCCTTGATGTAATGTACCATTTTGTACTAGTAATGATGCTGCAGGGCCTCTTGATTTATCTAATTCAGCTTCAATCACAGTACCTACTGCTTGTTTTTCAGGATTTGCTTTTAATTCTTGAACTTCTGCAACTAATCCAATCATTTCTAGTAAACTATCGATACCTTCACCACTTAATGCTGATAGTGGTACGAAAATCGTATCGCCACCCCAGTCTTCTGGAATTAAACCGTACTCTGTTAATTCTTGCATTACACGGTCAGGGTTTGCTGTTGGCTTATCTATTTTATTAACTGCAACAATTGTAGGAACATTCGCTTCTTTAGCGTGATTGATTGCTTCAATTGTTTGAGGCATAACACCATCGTCGGCAGCTACTACAAGAATTGTTATATCTGTAACTTGAGCACCACGTGCACGCATTGTAGTGAATGCTGCGTGTCCAGGTGTATCAAGGAAAGTAATTTTTTTACCTTCATTTTCGATTTGGTAAGCACCAATATGTTGTGTGATACCGCCCGCTTCGCCTGCAGTAACTTTTGTATGACGAATTGAATCTAATAACGTTGTTTTACCATGGTCAACATGTCCCATAATAGTAACAACTGCAGGACGTTCGATAGCATCTGGATCTTCAGTTTCATCGTCGAAGTAAATAGATAAATCTTCTTCTTCGATAATGACTTCTTCTTCAATTTCAACACCGTAATCATCTGCAATTAACTCAAGCGTCTCTTGGTCTAATGATTGGTTAATATTTGCAACAATACCTAATAAGAATAATTTCTTAACTATACCTGAAGATTCAACATTCAATTTATCTGCTAATTCTCCTACTGTGATGCCTTCTTGATAAGTAATTTTAGATGGCATTTCTTTAGGTTCTGCTTGTTGTGGAGAACTTTGCTTTTGATTATTCTTTTTATTATTTTTGTTGTTTTTGTTATTTTTATTATTCTTCTTATTGTTGTTGTTATTTTGATTATTTTGTTGTTTACCTTTGTTGTTATTATTCTGCTTGTTTTGATTATTTGATTTATTATTATTTTGTTTTTGGTTATTTTGTTGCTTATTTTCAGATTTATTGTGATTATTTTGAGTATTCTTTTGTGTTTCGTTACTTTGTCCTGGTTTGAACTTTTTGTCTAAAGCTTTAATTTGGTCATCTTCTAAAGCTTGCATATGGTTCGACACTTCAACGTTCATACTCTTTAATTCATCTATAATCTCTTTACTCTTTAGATTTAATTCTTTCGCATATTCGTAAATTCTTTGTTTACTCATATAATCACTCCTCACGATATTCATCTATCATAGACAGCAACTTTTTGGCAAAACCTTGATCTGTAATGCCAACGTTGACTCTCTCGCCTTTACCAAGTGCTATCCCTAATTCTTCTCTTGTTCCAAATACCCTTAAAGGCACTTTATAACTCGAAGTTTTATTCTTAATTAATTTCGTAGTGTTTGGAGAAGCATCATTAGCTAATATAACTAATTTAATATTGCCCTTTTGCATATCACTGACAATAACTGATTCACCCGTTTTCACTTTACCTGCTCTCATCGCAAGACCTAAAAAATTAAATATCTTCTCATTAATCATTTTGTTGGAATCTCTTCTCTATAAATTAAACGAATAACCTCTTTATATACAGGCTCTAATTGCTCTTTTGAAGCTTTAAAATATTTTTCTAAAACCTCTTTTTGTTGTGCTTTTTCTACTAATTGAACATCTTTTGAAACATAGGCACCACGGCCTTGTTTTTTACCAGTAGCATCAGCAAATATTTCGCCTTCTTTATTAATCACAACTCTAATCATATCTTTCTTAGGATGCATTTCATTAGATATGATACATTTACGCATTGGAATTTTTTTCTTTTTCATGTTCAATCATCACTCCAAACTATTTTTCTGTATCTTTATCTTCAGTAGTTACTTCATCCGTTTCTTCTAACGATTCATCAGTTTCTGCTGCTAATTCTGCAGTAGTTAAATTTGATTCCTCTAAATTCACATCATCAAATTCAATATCCTCATCACCTGAATTTACAACTTCATCAGCGATTTCTTCTGATTCAATAACAGGATAAACGCCTGCATCACGTGCATCACTTTCAGATTTTATATCAATTTTCCAACCAGTTAATTTAGCTGCTAAACGTGCGTTTTGACCACGTTTACCAATTGCTAAAGATAATTGATAATCTGGAACGACCACTACTGTTGATTGATTTTCTTCATCTACGATAACCTCTAACACTTGTGATGGACTTAAAGCATTTCTTACAAACACTTTAGGATCTTCGTTCCATTGAACAATATCAATCTTTTCACCACCAAGTTCTTCAACTACAGCTTCAACTCGAGCACCTTTTGAACCCACACATGCACCTACTGCATCGATTTCAGGGTTTTCAGAGTAAACACTGATTTTAGAACGATCGCCTGCTTCACGTGCAACTGATTTAACGATAACGGTACCATCAAAGATTTCAGGTACTTCTTGTTCAAATAATCGTTTTAAAAGGCCTGGATGACTTCTTGACACGTAAATTTGAGGTCCTTTAGTTGTTTGTTCAACCTTATTAACGAAGACTTTAATTCTTTCGTTAGGAATATAGCTTTCATTAGGACTTCTCTCTGCTTCAGATAATACTGCTTCAATACGACCTAAATTAACATAAACATATCTATGGTCTACACGGTCAATCACACCAGTTAAAATATCTTCTTCTTTATCGATAAATTCATCATAAAGAATTTCTCTTTCAGCATCTCTTAAACGTTGCATGACTGCTTGTTTAGCTGCTTGAGCACCAACACGTCCGAAATCTTGTGGTGTCACATCTTCTTCATATATGTCACCAATTTCATATGCTGGATTTTTAACTAGTGCAGTACTAATATCAACTTCTTCTCTATCATCGAATACTTCTTCGACAACTTCTTTTCTCGCAATTACTTTGAAAGTACCTTCATCCATATTAAGTTCTACCCTTACATTTCTGGCACTATCATAATTTTTCTTGTAAGCAGTAATTAAAGCTGCTTCAATGGCATCAATTAATACTTCTCTCGGAATTTTCTTTTCCTTTTCTAAATATTCAGTTGCTAA harbors:
- the rpsO gene encoding 30S ribosomal protein S15 translates to MAISQERKNELIKEYRTHETDTGSPEVQIAVLTAEISALNEHLREHKKDHHSRRGLLKMVGRRRHLLNYLRGKDIQRYRELIKSLGIRR
- the ribF gene encoding riboflavin biosynthesis protein RibF, producing the protein MKVIEITHPIQDDQRINENVAMAFGFFDGMHKGHDKVFQTLDQQAQSRGLKKAVMTFDPHPSVVLNPERKRTTYLTPLSDKIDMIASHDVDYCIVINFSSRFANVTSEEFIEEYIIKNNVKEVIAGFDFTFGKFGKGNMTVLNEVDSFNTTIVGKQELDDEKISTTAIRDALQSGELQKANEELGYLYKIKGTVVQGEKRGRTIGFPTANVHPSDDYLLPKKGVYAVSMEIGTEQKLYRGVANVGVKPTFHDPAKAEVVIEVNIFDFDENIYGERVVVYWHHFLRPEIKFDGIDPLVEQMNDDKARAKYLLSVDFGDDVSYNI
- the truB gene encoding tRNA pseudouridine(55) synthase TruB — translated: MYNGILPVYKDRGLTSHDVVFKLRKILKTKKVGHTGTLDPEVSGVLPICIGSATRVSDYVMEMGKSYEATVTIGRSTTTEDQTGETVEYQKIEENELTDIQVDDIIRQFEGTIEQIPPMYSSVKVKGKRLYEYARNNETVERPVRNVTIKHIARTSPLRFKDGECHFDISVNCGKGTYIRTLATDIGSKLGLPAHMSLLTRVQSGGFDLEQSLTLEDIRSLHEHDALQDKLFPIEYGLKGLPQINIDNEQIKQRILNGQKFYKKQFQNITNDQFVFVDDSTQKAMAIYIVHPDKPDELKPKKVFN
- the rbfA gene encoding 30S ribosome-binding factor RbfA, whose protein sequence is MSNMRAERVGEQMKKEIMDIVNNKVKDPRVGFITITDVELTNDLSQGKVYLTVLGNQKEVDNTFKALEKAKGFIKSELGSRMRLRIIPELSFEYDESIEYGNKIERMIQDLHKQDK
- the infB gene encoding translation initiation factor IF-2, with translation MSKQRIYEYAKELNLKSKEIIDELKSMNVEVSNHMQALEDDQIKALDKKFKPGQSNETQKNTQNNHNKSENKQQNNQKQNNNKSNNQNKQNNNNKGKQQNNQNNNNNKKNNKNNKNNKNNKKNNQKQSSPQQAEPKEMPSKITYQEGITVGELADKLNVESSGIVKKLFLLGIVANINQSLDQETLELIADDYGVEIEEEVIIEEEDLSIYFDDETEDPDAIERPAVVTIMGHVDHGKTTLLDSIRHTKVTAGEAGGITQHIGAYQIENEGKKITFLDTPGHAAFTTMRARGAQVTDITILVVAADDGVMPQTIEAINHAKEANVPTIVAVNKIDKPTANPDRVMQELTEYGLIPEDWGGDTIFVPLSALSGEGIDSLLEMIGLVAEVQELKANPEKQAVGTVIEAELDKSRGPAASLLVQNGTLHQGDSIVVGNTYGRIRAMVNDLGQRIKTAGPSTPVEITGINDVPQAGDRFVVFKDEKQARRIGEARHEESVIQQRQESKNVTLDNLFEQMKQGEMKDLNVIIKGDVQGSVEALAASLMKIDVEGVNVRIIHTAVGAINESDVTLANASNGIIIGFNVRPDAGAKRAAEAENVDMRLHRVIYNVIEEIESAMKGLLDPEYEEQVIGQAEVRQTFKVSKVGTIAGSYVTEGKITRNAGVRVIRDGIVQFEGELDTLKRFKDDAKEVAQGYECGITIEKYNDLKEGDIIEAFEMVEIKR
- a CDS encoding L7Ae/L30e/S12e/Gadd45 family ribosomal protein, which codes for MINEKIFNFLGLAMRAGKVKTGESVIVSDMQKGNIKLVILANDASPNTTKLIKNKTSSYKVPLRVFGTREELGIALGKGERVNVGITDQGFAKKLLSMIDEYREE
- the rnpM gene encoding RNase P modulator RnpM → MKKKKIPMRKCIISNEMHPKKDMIRVVINKEGEIFADATGKKQGRGAYVSKDVQLVEKAQQKEVLEKYFKASKEQLEPVYKEVIRLIYREEIPTK
- the nusA gene encoding transcription termination factor NusA, producing MSSNELLLATEYLEKEKKIPREVLIDAIEAALITAYKKNYDSARNVRVELNMDEGTFKVIARKEVVEEVFDDREEVDISTALVKNPAYEIGDIYEEDVTPQDFGRVGAQAAKQAVMQRLRDAEREILYDEFIDKEEDILTGVIDRVDHRYVYVNLGRIEAVLSEAERSPNESYIPNERIKVFVNKVEQTTKGPQIYVSRSHPGLLKRLFEQEVPEIFDGTVIVKSVAREAGDRSKISVYSENPEIDAVGACVGSKGARVEAVVEELGGEKIDIVQWNEDPKVFVRNALSPSQVLEVIVDEENQSTVVVVPDYQLSLAIGKRGQNARLAAKLTGWKIDIKSESDARDAGVYPVIESEEIADEVVNSGDEDIEFDDVNLEESNLTTAELAAETDESLEETDEVTTEDKDTEK